A genomic window from Klebsiella quasipneumoniae subsp. quasipneumoniae includes:
- a CDS encoding O-methyltransferase encodes MGKRHMQQQWSAVDNYLIEALIPSDPVLDRVLENNHRAGLPAHDVAANQGQFLALLVRLTQAKRILEIGTLGGYSTIWMARELPADGQLLTLEADAHHARVARENLQLAGVDQRVTLREGPALQSLEALGECPAFDLIFIDADKPNNPHYLRWALRYSRPGTLIIGDNVVRDGEVVNPQSADERVQGVRQFIEMMGAEPRLTATALQTVGTKGWDGFTLAWVNA; translated from the coding sequence ATGGGGAAGCGTCATATGCAACAACAGTGGTCTGCAGTAGACAATTATTTGATTGAGGCCTTAATTCCCAGCGATCCTGTGCTCGATCGGGTACTGGAAAACAACCATCGTGCCGGGCTCCCGGCACACGATGTCGCCGCCAATCAGGGTCAGTTTCTCGCCCTGCTGGTACGGCTTACCCAGGCTAAGCGGATCCTGGAGATCGGCACCCTCGGCGGCTATAGCACCATCTGGATGGCGCGCGAGCTTCCTGCCGACGGCCAACTCCTCACCCTGGAGGCCGACGCGCATCATGCCCGCGTGGCGCGGGAGAATCTGCAGCTGGCGGGTGTTGACCAGCGGGTCACGCTGCGGGAGGGGCCCGCGCTACAGTCCCTGGAGGCGCTTGGCGAATGTCCCGCTTTCGACCTGATCTTCATCGATGCCGATAAGCCGAATAACCCCCATTATCTGCGCTGGGCGCTGCGTTATTCCCGCCCGGGAACCTTAATTATTGGCGATAACGTGGTACGCGACGGCGAAGTGGTCAACCCACAGAGCGCCGACGAGCGCGTTCAGGGCGTGCGTCAGTTCATTGAGATGATGGGCGCCGAGCCACGGTTGACGGCAACGGCGCTGCAAACCGTGGGCACGAAAGGCTGGGACGGCTTTACCCTGGCGTGGGTCAACGCTTAA